A single Vanacampus margaritifer isolate UIUO_Vmar chromosome 14, RoL_Vmar_1.0, whole genome shotgun sequence DNA region contains:
- the myo18b gene encoding unconventional myosin-XVIIIb, translating to MALSSRLKLWEKKIQEENHPVAVPNPSPPLSGGFLKQLVRDSEKETKQKESDVKDEKPQPSKLSDNLVQQFLLPDQTPPILEAEMLLRAEKQGQAASPALSPRPPPSQRSAVLPSKTRREVTTETFAAGRAESEGAELSLQEEMSEERQEPEGRLADAAVMECDPVKVKDVWYEAGAVWYVHKDGFTLATQMKPDEGTPELPQGRVRLRLHTDDSLLDVDEDHMDKCNPAHLDLCEDLSELHSVNESSVLHTLMSRAKANMPLTHAGPNLINFWPPLQTHSKAPKPRRGESCWDAPPTLAALVKRVYVSAVDSRRDHCVCAMGRSGTGKTAACQAFTVALLKQAGTAGPNMSVERVQAMFTVLKSFGCVTSVHSDASSRFAMLFSLDFNHAGRAAAGQLQTMMLDKWRVCHMTAGESNFLVFSQMLAGLGTEMRSELRLHQLPERHSFGIATPTKVEEKQRASAGFAKLLVAMETLGFSADQQKAIWHVLAGIYHLGAAGACKVGRRQFLNFDSAQAASSVLGCEGEEFQTFVFKHHLRQLLQRATGGAREHNSVAQAEEGPRLMAAQCVDGMASGLYQELFTAIVSLINRSLSGQQLVLASVTVVDTPGLRNPRHAAHQRAANFSDLAHNYLQERLAQQRYAHAFTNAAHTYVQENMAVDLECPEANPADVVSAIDQPPPQVRAAGDSPRGLLWALDEEMLTPASDEGAALERVCRHYSTSVRQCEQALHCEVQHLTGKDAVRYDLSGWFGVLQHNPAAANAGELLRDSHVAAVKSLFTPDAGWSRSGGGGDVCGLEGCSQRSLQRSSTIRKTLSGGAAALRSHSPCIAIKLQADALINVMRRARPVFLQCVSAKTDGDGAFNVAELRTQLKAAQTLAMLRAYRAGYPDHMTLSDFRCHFQALSPPIMKRYASMFVSHDERKAVDELLADLDLDPKSVAVGTSQVLMKRGVLRQLEAWRDLQVTGWLVHLQAACVGHLARRKYRTLQVQHMALRCLQRNLRALRRVSQWSWWKLFCRLRPLMDVNMDNERLRAKEDEVLGLRKRLDKSEKERKDLRQMVDTCETKLTAVTSELSDERFRGDALGQALDVERAERLRLSKDNKDLQVHLEQCKVAMETLEKNVEEEGQKSRTLESRQVAGTESELVLQLECCQTEVDFLRRRLQQTEEKAEAERRTRQQADAKVASLQVQLDESKRTATELKRRSRRVANELHDARVMTDNLHNRAHQMERKQRRFDGELAAALADGAGERELKDKTLQENAALGVQIFTLRRDLQESRAEACRLLKQKDELCNQIRDLSVHLTADSLPELKKRVRHLEGVAGERAEEVAKLGATVEQQQQVHVRVELEMARVKQMHQKELEDKEEELEDVHRSSQRRLRQLEMQLEQEYEAKQMLIHEKHDLEGLVATLCEQVGHRDFDVEKKLRRDLKRTHALLADAQTLLNAIQKGRSPDSGSKEQLERLHCQLEESESRRRELESVRTSWTQELEDVQIQLDNVCKQKTLADDELCVLRREKADLLKRLEEDQDDLNQLMSKHKALIAQSSSDIAQIRDVQAELEELKKQRHGLQEELQQQASRLHFLEASTVGRSIVSKQEAHVCDLENKLEFSKGQVKRFEVLVLRLRDSVVRLGEELEQSAQSEARERDNARYFQQRLQDTRVEMEELSRRQQDASRRRMELELQVEELTAIRQTLQADLETSIRRIVDLQAALEEVRSSDDSDSDRESSAGSVGTEDAGEGVPSWRGTAAVGSRAEGSSCGDSKAGRRSAADSCSTYSFRSCADEDDSSAGRPAGGPSPGPGRAASSSALSELLEGLRKRRAGGDAGGDAGGPVGGLAGGPAGGDAVPLSVYQTTAASALRRRASALSLAPDELPEARPGILKPSSPLLPRSAGPRSFGVTSTPPSFAFNACDSPTSLPSLPRLSSLASSYVALQRNSPQHTSPERHPSQQPSSLAMAEEDWEEPQRSVSTLRRSPQASRRCTLTSLLTEDVSEGTLAPEGAVFRNQRLLGELDTASVASDVLPAIRRAQSAGSLAGSTRGGRRTLSVHFGELPPSTRRRRGSDTGSSGSGGSAESCEPVRPRRHSDRPRGERLEAEGSEGGDGEGGDDVASVMRKYLSKEIN from the exons ATGGCGCTGTCGTCACGCTTAAAACTTTGGGAAAAGAAG ATTCAGGAGGAGAACCATCCGGTGGCGGTCCCCAACCCTTCGCCGCCCCTCTCGGGCGGCTTCCTCAAACAGCTGGTCCGAGATTCCGAGAAAGAAACCAAACAAAAGGAGTCCGACGTCAAAGACGAAAAACCA CAGCCCAGCAAGCTAAGCGACAACTTGGTCCAGCAGTTCCTGCTTCCCGATCAGACGCCGCCCATCCTGGAGGCGGAGATGTTGCTGCGAGCCGAAAAGCAAGGGCAAGCCGCCAGCCCCGCCCTCTCGCCCCGCCCGCCCCCATCCCAGAGGAGCGCCGTCCTCCCCAGTAAGACCCGACGGGAGGTCACAACAGAGACGTTCGCCGCAGGACGGGCCGAGAGTGAAGGGGCCGAGCTGAGTCTGCAGGAGGAAATGTCGGAGGAACGCCAGGAACCGGAAGGAAGACTAGCGGATGCCGCCGTGATGGAGTGTGACCCGGTGAAG GTGAAGGACGTGTGGTACGAGGCGGGAGCTGTTTGGTACGTGCACAAGGACGGATTCACGCTGG CCACTCAGATGAAGCCTGACGAGGGGACGCCCGAACTCCCCCAAGGCCGCGTGAGACTCCGCCTACACACTGACGACTCGCTGCTGGACGTGGACGAAGACCACATGGACAAA TGCAACCCCGCCCACCTGGACCTGTGCGAGGACCTGAGCGAGCTCCACAGCGTCAACGAGAGCAGCGTCCTGCACACGCTAATGAGCCGCGCTAAGGCTAACATGCCGCTAACTCACGCCGGACCCAACCTGATCAACTTCTGGCCGCCGCTGCAGACCCACAGCAAG GCTCCAAAACCTCGGCGGGGCGAGTCGTGCTGGGACGCTCCGCCCACTCTGGCCGCTCTCGTCAAGCGGGTGTACGTGTCGGCGGTGGACTCGCGTCGGGACCACTGCGTCTGCGCCATGGGTCGCAGCGGCACCGGCAAGACGGCGGCGTGCCAGGCCTTCACCGTGGCGCTGCTCAAGCAAGCCGGAACCGCCGGACCCAACATGAGCG TGGAACGCGTGCAGGCCATGTTTACGGTGTTGAAGTCTTTCGGCTGCGTGACTTCGGTGCACAGCGACGCCTCGTCACGCTTCGCCATGCTTTTCTCGTTGGACTTCAACCACGCCGGGCGAGCCGCCGCCGGACAGCtgcag ACGATGATGTTGGACAAATGGCGAGTTTGTCACATGACGGCGGGGGAGAGCAACTTCCTGGTCTTCTCGCAGATGCTAGCGGGACTTGGCACGGAGATGAG GTCAGAGCTGCGACTGCACCAGCTTCCAGAGCGCCATTCCTTCGGCATCGCCACTCCGACCAAG GTGGAAGAAAAGCAGCGAGCGTCGGCGGGCTTTGCCAAGCTGCTGGTCGCCATGGAAACGCTGGGCTTCAGCGCAGACCAGCAGAAAGCCATCTGGCACGTACTGGCTGGGATTTACCATCTGGGGGCGGCCGGGGCCTGCAAAG TGGGGCGGagacagtttttgaattttgaCAGCGCTCAGGCGGCTAGCAGCGTGCTAGGCTGCGAGGGGGAGGAGTTTCAGACCTTTGTTTTCAAGCATCACCTCAGGCAGCTGCTGCAGAGGGCCACCGGGGGCGCCAGAGAGCACAACAGCGTCGCCCAGGCTGAAGAGG GTCCCAGACTGATGGCGGCGCAGTGCGTGGACGGGATGGCGTCGGGTCTCTACCAAGAACTTTTCACTGCCATCGTCTCGCTCATCAACag ATCCCTGAGCGGCCAGCAGTTGGTGCTGGCGTCGGTGACGGTGGTGGACACGCCAGGCCTGAGGAACCCTCGCCACGCGGCGCACCAGCGAGCCGCCAACTTCAGCGACTTGGCTCACAACTACTTGCAGGAACGACTGGCGCAGCAGCGATACGCGCACGCCTTCACAAACGCCGCACACACTTACGTGCAG GAGAACATGGCGGTGGATTTGGAGTGTCCGGAAGCGAACCCGGCCGACGTGGTGTCGGCCATCGACCAGCCGCCTCCGCAG GTGCGCGCGGCGGGCGACTCCCCCCGCGGTCTCCTGTGGGCGCTGGACGAGGAGATGCTGACGCCGGCGTCCGACGAGGGCGCCGCCCTGGAGCGCGTGTGCCGTCATTACAGCACCAGCG TGCGTCAATGCGAGCAAGCCCTGCACTGCGAAGTTCAGCACCTGACGGGAAAGGATGCGGTGCGCTACGACCTGAGCGGCTGGTTCGGCGTGCTGCAGCACAACCCGGCGGCCGCCAACGCCGGCGAGCTGCTGCGCGACTCGCACGT CGCGGCGGTGAAGTCGCTGTTCACGCCGGACGCGGGGTGGTCacgcagcggcggcggcggcgacgtgTGCGGCCTGGAGGGCTGTAGCCAGCGCTCGCTGCAGAGGAGCAGCACCATCCGCAAGACGCTGAGCGGCGGCGCGGCGGCGCTTCGCAGTCACTCGCCGTGCATCGCCATCAAGCTGCAGGCC GACGCCCTGATCAACGTGATGCGGCGCGCCAGGCCCGTCTTCCTGCAGTGCGTCAGCGCCAAGACGGACGGCGATGGCGCCTTCAACGTGGCCGAGCTCAGGACGCAACTGAAGGCGGCGCAGACGCTGGCCATGCTGCGCGCGTACCGTGCAG GTTACCCGGATCACATGACCCTGAGCGACTTCCGCTGCCACTTCCAGGCCTTGTCTCCGCCCATCATGAAGCGTTACGCCTCCATGTTTGTCAGCCACGATGAGAGGAAG GCGGTGGACGAGCTGCTGGCCGACTTGGACCTGGACCCCAAGAGCGTCGCGGTCGGCACCAGTCAG GTGTTGATGAAGCGCGGCGTGCTGCGCCAATTGGAGGCCTGGCGGGACCTGCAGGTGACGGGTTGGCTGGTCCACCTTCAGGCGGCCTGCGTCGGCCACCTGGCCAGACGCAAGTACCGCACGCTCcag GTGCAGCACATGGCGCTGCGGTGCCTGCAGAGGAACCTGCGAGCGCTGCGCCGCGTGTCGCAGTGGAGCTGGTGGAAGCTCTTCTGCCGACTGCGTCCCCTGATGGACGTCAACATGGACAACGAGAGGCTGCGCGCCAAAGaa GACGAAGTTTTGGGGCTGAGAAAACGTTTGGACAAGTCAGAGAAAGAACGAAAAGACTTGAGACAAATGGTCGACACCTGCGAAACCAAa CTGACGGCCGTGACCTCGGAGCTGAGTGACGAGCGTTTCCGTGGCGACGCGCTGGGTCAGGCTCTGGATGTTGAGCGAGCCGAAAGACTGAGACTCAGCAAGGACAACAAAGATCTGCAG GTTCACCTGGAGCAGTGCaaggttgccatggagacacTGGAGAAAAATGTGGAGGAGGAAGGTCAAAAATCCCGCACGCTAGAGAGTCGGCAAGTAGCAGGAACAG AGAGCGAGCTGGTCTTGCAGCTGGAGTGCTGCCAGACGGAGGTGGACTTCCTTCGCCGCCGTCTGCAGCAGACGGAGGAGAAGGCGGAAGCGGAGCGCCGCACTCGGCAGCAGGCGGACGCCAAG GTGGCGTCGTTGCAGGTCCAGCTGGACGAATCCAAGCGCACGGCGACGGAGCTGAAACGTCGCAGCCGGCGCGTGGCCAACGAGCTGCACGACGCCAGGGTGATGACGGACAACCTGCACAATCGGGCACACCAGATGGAACGCAAACAGCGCCG CTTTGACGGCGAGCTGGCCGCGGCGTTAGCGGACGGCGCCGGCGAGCGGGAGCTGAAAGACAAAACCCTGCAGGAGAACGCCGCGCTGGGGGTGCAGATTTTCACGCTGCGCCGAGACCTCCAG GAGAGCCGCGCGGAGGCGTGCCGCCTGCTCAAGCAGAAGGACGAGTTGTGCAACCAGATCCGAGACCTCAGCGTCCACCTGACGGCCGACTCGCTGCCCGAGCTGAAGAAGCGAGTGCGCCACCTGGAGGGCGTGGCCGGCGAGAGGGCGGAGGAGGTGGCCAAACTCGGCGCCACCGTtgaacagcagcagcag GTTCACGTGCGTGTGGAGTTGGAGATGGCGCGAGTGAAGCAGATGCACCAAAAGGAGCTGgaggacaaggaggaggagctggaggaCGTGCACAGGTCGTCTCAGAGGCGG CTGAGACAGCTGGAGATGCAGCTGGAGCAAGAATACGAGGCCAAGCAGATGCTCATCCACGAGAAGCACGACCTGGAAGGGCTGGTGGCCACGCTGTGCGAACAG GTGGGCCACCGCGACTTTGACGTGGAGAAGAAGCTGAGGCGAGACCTGAAGAGGACTCACGCTCTTCTGGCCGACGCGCAGACGCTGCTGAACGCCATCCAAAAGGGGAGGAGTCCCGACAGCGGCAGCAAGGAGCAACTGGAAAGACTTCACTGTCAG TTGGAGGAGAGCGAATCCCGGCGGCGCGAGCTGGAGAGCGTCCGGACGAGCTGGACACAAGAGCTGGAGGACGTTCAGATTCAACTGGACAACGTCTGCAAGCAGAAGACTTTG GCGGACGACGAACTTTGCGTCCTCCGGCGGGAGAAAGCGGACCTGCTCAAACGTCTGGAAGAGGACCAGGACGACCTCAACCAACTCATGAGCAAACACAAAGCGCTCATCGCACAG TCGTCCAGCGACATCGCTCAGATCCGAGACGTGCAGGCCGAGCTGGAGGAGCTGAAGAAGCAGCGACACGGGCTGCAGGAGGAG CTGCAGCAGCAGGCGTCCAGGCTGCACTTCCTGGAGGCGTCCACCGTGGGGCGCAGCATCGTCAGCAAGCAGGAAGCGCACGTGTGCGACCTGGAGAACAAGCTGGAGTTCAGCAAAGGTCAAGTCAAAAGGTTTGAG gtGCTGGTGCTGCGGCTACGCGACAGCGTGGTGCGTCTGGGGGAGGAGCTGGAGCAGAGCGCGCAGTCGGAGGCGCGCGAGCGCGACAACGCGCGTTACTTCCAGCAGCGACTTCAGGACACGCGGGTGGAAATGGAGGAGCTGAGCCGACGGCAGCAGGACGCCAGCAGACGCCGCATGGAGCTG GAGCTGCAGGTGGAGGAGCTGACGGCCATCCGGCAGACGTTGCAGGCCGACCTGGAGACGTCCATCCGCCGAATCGTCGACCTGCAGGCCGCCTTGGAGGAGGTCCGCTCCAGCGACGACAGCGACAGCGACAG GGAATCCAGCGCCGGCTCCGTCGGGACGGAGGACGCGGGCGAAGGCGTCCCATCTTGGCGAGGGACGGCCGCGGTAGGTTCGCGTGCCGAAGGATCGTCCTGCGGCGACAGTAAGGCGGGACGCCGGTCGGCGGCCGATTCCTGCAGCACGTACAGTTTCCG CTCCTGCGCGGACGAGGACGACTCGAGCGCAGGGCGTCCGGCAGGAGGCCCGAGCCCGGGGCCAGGCCGGGCGGCGTCCTCATCTGCGCTGTCCGAGCTTCTCGAAGGACTTCGCAAGCGGCGGGCGGGTGGTGACGCGGGTGGGGACGCGGGCGGCCCGGTGGGCGGCCTGGCGGGCGGCCCGGCGGGCGGCGACGCAGTCCCACTTTCCGTTTATCAAACCACAGCGGCGTCCGCTCTACGCCGCCGGGCCTCGGCGCTCTCCCTCGCACCGGACGAGCTTCCGGAAGCTCGTCCGGGCATCCTGAAGCCGTCGTCTCCCCTCCTGCCCCGCTCGGCCGGCCCTCGTTCTTTTGGCGTCACGTCGACGCCCCCGTCCTTCGCCTTCAATGCCTGCGACTCCCCAACCTCGCTGCCGTCGCTGCCCCGCCTTTCCTCTTTGGCATCCTCCTATGTCGCCCTCCAGCGCAACTCACCCCAGCACACCTCGCCTGAGCGGCACCCCAGCCAGCAGCCCTCCTCCCTGGCCATGGCGGAGGAGGACTGGGAGGAGCCTCAGCGCTCCGTGTCGACTCTTCGGAGATCCCCGCAGGCGTCCCGCCGTTGCACGCTAACAAGTTTGCTAACCGAGGACGTGTCCGAGGGGACCCTGGCGCCTGAAGGCGCAGTCTTCCGGAACCAGCGCCTCCTGGGTGAGTTGGACACCGCGTCGGTCGCGTCCGACGTCCTCCCCGCCATCCGTAGAGCTCAGTCGGCCGGCAGCCTGGCCGGATCAACGCGTGGCGGCCGCCGGACTCTCAGCGTCCATTTTGGAGAGCTGCCGCCCTCCACTCGACGCCGGAGGGGCTCCGACACAGGGTCGTCCGGGTCCGGCGGCTCGGCGGAAAGTTGCGAGCCGGTACGGCCTCGTCGCCACTCGGACAGGCCGAGGGGAGAACGCCTGGAAGCCGAGGGCAGCGAGGGCGGCGACGGCGAGGGCGGAGATGACGTGGCCTCCGTCATGAGGAAGTACCTCAGCAAGGAAATCAACTGA